The Bacteroidota bacterium genome includes a region encoding these proteins:
- a CDS encoding YjgP/YjgQ family permease, which translates to MTGLRIYRHIMSRLAGPFFFSVLTIMFIFLLQFLMKYLDRLVGKGLGFSVLVELIGLNLAWMLVLAVPMAVLIAILMVFGKMSGDHEITALKAAGVHPLRLMLPVLILGGLVSGVMFWFNDSILPDANYKAKTLFRDIRNKKPIFEIEPGRFSDLIAGYSIHARRVNQETGLLYDVTIFDYTSSIRQQTITAEWAYFTYSEDMRNMIMTLHNGESNEIDYVSFGDYRVVEFRVQKVLFDATGFGFERSTEGSYSRGNREMSIATMRQVTDSLGVLLEKSRQRIIDQASLLISGETVAGPGILPGNRPGPSGAPYTIRPDSAGTFRLIETDTTSVVFAGLSLAERRVSTYQALNVQNRLQNYIDSEAVTRESLLEDINNYLVEIHKKYSLPLACLVFVFVGVPLGIQAKRGGVGAGAGLSLAFFLIYWIFLLGGEKLADRGVVPPVVAMWSANVITLLIGIWLIRAMIAESELVRLPDWKAVGAGLKALITRRKGVSSDPAA; encoded by the coding sequence GTGACCGGTCTTCGGATTTACCGGCATATCATGAGCAGGCTGGCAGGACCGTTTTTCTTTTCGGTCCTGACCATCATGTTCATTTTCCTGCTTCAGTTCCTGATGAAATACCTCGACCGCCTGGTTGGGAAGGGACTCGGTTTTTCTGTTCTGGTCGAACTGATAGGTCTGAATCTGGCATGGATGCTGGTCCTGGCCGTTCCAATGGCTGTTCTGATTGCCATTCTGATGGTTTTCGGGAAAATGTCGGGGGACCATGAAATCACCGCACTGAAAGCGGCCGGCGTTCATCCCCTCCGGCTGATGCTTCCCGTTCTGATTCTGGGCGGGCTGGTTTCGGGCGTGATGTTCTGGTTCAATGACTCCATTCTGCCCGATGCCAATTACAAAGCAAAAACCCTGTTCAGAGACATCCGGAATAAAAAGCCCATTTTCGAAATTGAACCAGGCCGGTTTTCCGATCTGATTGCCGGTTATTCCATCCATGCCCGCCGGGTGAACCAGGAAACCGGCCTTCTTTACGATGTCACCATTTTTGATTATACCAGTTCCATCCGTCAGCAGACCATCACCGCCGAATGGGCGTATTTCACTTATTCTGAAGACATGCGGAACATGATCATGACCCTGCACAACGGAGAGTCGAACGAAATTGACTATGTCAGCTTCGGTGATTACCGGGTTGTCGAATTTCGTGTGCAGAAAGTGCTGTTCGATGCAACCGGATTCGGATTCGAGCGATCCACCGAGGGAAGTTATTCACGGGGTAACCGAGAAATGTCCATTGCCACCATGCGCCAGGTTACCGATTCGCTGGGGGTTCTGCTCGAGAAAAGCCGGCAGCGCATCATTGATCAGGCCAGCTTGCTGATTTCAGGAGAAACAGTGGCTGGACCGGGCATTCTTCCCGGAAACCGTCCCGGACCTTCCGGTGCTCCGTACACCATCCGGCCCGATTCGGCCGGTACGTTCCGGTTAATTGAAACTGACACCACGTCGGTGGTCTTTGCTGGTCTCTCCCTGGCCGAGCGCCGCGTGTCCACCTATCAGGCCCTGAATGTTCAAAACCGCTTACAGAATTATATCGATTCCGAAGCCGTTACCCGCGAATCGCTGCTCGAGGACATCAATAATTATCTGGTGGAGATCCATAAAAAGTACTCACTTCCGCTTGCCTGTCTGGTGTTTGTCTTCGTGGGGGTTCCGCTGGGCATTCAGGCCAAACGCGGAGGGGTGGGTGCAGGGGCCGGACTCAGTCTCGCCTTTTTCCTCATTTACTGGATCTTCCTGCTCGGCGGCGAGAAACTGGCCGATCGTGGCGTGGTTCCTCCCGTGGTGGCCATGTGGAGCGCCAATGTGATCACCCTTCTGATCGGTATCTGGCTGATCCGTGCCATGATTGCAGAGTCTGAACTGGTGCGTCTTCCCGACTGGAAGGCGGTCGGGGCTGGTCTGAAGGCCTTGATAACCCGGCGGAAAGGAGTTTCTTCTGATCCGGCTGCTTGA
- a CDS encoding DUF2934 domain-containing protein, translating into MAKAKTTPAEKPVKAEPKKTATNKSAATKPAAEKKPAAAKATATVKKPAAKKTVTAAQIAERAYEIFLSRGGQPGDEVSDWLQAEKELKSSK; encoded by the coding sequence ATGGCAAAAGCAAAAACAACACCGGCCGAAAAACCGGTTAAAGCTGAACCGAAAAAGACTGCAACCAACAAATCTGCTGCAACCAAGCCAGCGGCTGAAAAAAAGCCAGCTGCGGCAAAAGCCACCGCAACAGTAAAGAAACCGGCCGCAAAAAAAACCGTGACGGCCGCGCAGATTGCAGAACGGGCGTATGAAATTTTCCTCAGTCGCGGCGGCCAACCCGGAGATGAAGTATCCGACTGGCTGCAGGCTGAAAAAGAACTCAAGTCTTCCAAATAA
- a CDS encoding YchF/TatD family DNA exonuclease, protein MSTWPATDTHAHLYWEDFAEPVPDLLERARLAGVETIIVPGTNLETSLKVRDLVGEHAGVYGAAGIHPTDVAEIDEETLSENLRHLLDHPSMVAVGEIGLDYYWDITYKEKQKRLLHQQIQLALELNKPVILHNRQSDEDLLDIIRDYRGSGLRGIFHCFSGNEAVLREALANPGFYISFAGNVTYKNSTLRHLLPLIPINRLLTETDAPFLAPVPYRGKRNEPAMITATIEHMASVLDLTPGDINRNVGTSVHSLFGIGTGPKPAIAFTIGKRLYINLTNRCTANCIFCDRSSDTILHGYETRLDHEPSVSEVLAALPDLTGLSEVVFAGPGEPFIRLHDLMTLARLFREQGLPVRVVTNGHGFLLHDRNFLDDLTGLVDRLSVILPTLTPSDYQVLMRLKEEGVSFTGLLDFARQARHVIPEVEFVHRLDPLDRTGMELKVLEGIPIRLTSLYHLV, encoded by the coding sequence ATGAGCACCTGGCCTGCCACCGACACCCATGCCCACCTGTACTGGGAAGATTTTGCCGAACCGGTTCCCGATCTTCTTGAACGTGCGCGGCTGGCCGGAGTGGAAACCATAATCGTTCCGGGAACCAATCTGGAGACCAGTTTAAAGGTGCGTGATCTGGTCGGGGAACATGCCGGCGTGTATGGCGCTGCGGGAATCCATCCGACCGATGTGGCCGAAATCGACGAGGAAACGCTTTCAGAAAACCTGAGGCACCTGCTGGATCACCCTTCCATGGTTGCCGTTGGTGAAATCGGTCTGGATTATTACTGGGACATCACCTATAAAGAAAAGCAGAAGCGTCTGCTGCATCAGCAGATTCAGCTGGCTCTGGAACTGAACAAACCGGTTATTCTTCACAACCGGCAATCTGACGAAGACCTTCTTGATATCATCCGCGACTACCGAGGTTCGGGACTGAGGGGCATTTTCCATTGCTTCAGCGGCAATGAGGCCGTTCTGAGGGAAGCGCTGGCGAATCCGGGTTTTTACATCAGCTTTGCCGGAAATGTCACGTATAAAAACTCGACCCTGCGCCACCTGTTGCCGCTGATTCCCATCAACCGGCTTCTGACAGAAACCGATGCACCTTTTCTGGCCCCGGTTCCCTACCGGGGAAAGCGGAACGAACCAGCCATGATTACCGCAACCATTGAACACATGGCCTCGGTTCTTGATTTAACCCCGGGTGACATTAACCGGAACGTGGGAACCTCGGTTCATTCCCTGTTCGGTATCGGAACGGGGCCCAAACCCGCGATTGCCTTTACCATCGGGAAACGCCTGTATATCAACCTGACCAATCGCTGCACAGCTAACTGCATTTTCTGTGACCGGTCCTCCGACACCATTCTTCATGGGTATGAAACCCGGCTGGATCACGAACCATCGGTCAGTGAGGTACTGGCGGCCCTTCCCGATCTGACCGGCCTGTCCGAAGTGGTATTTGCCGGACCTGGTGAACCCTTTATCCGGCTTCACGACCTGATGACCCTGGCACGTCTTTTCAGAGAACAGGGTTTGCCCGTCCGCGTGGTTACCAACGGGCACGGATTTCTTCTTCATGACCGGAATTTTCTGGATGACCTTACGGGTCTGGTGGATCGTCTTTCGGTTATTCTGCCAACGCTGACTCCATCGGACTATCAGGTTCTGATGAGACTGAAGGAAGAGGGCGTCTCTTTCACGGGCCTGCTCGATTTTGCCCGGCAGGCCCGCCACGTCATCCCGGAAGTGGAATTTGTCCATCGTCTCGATCCGCTCGACCGGACCGGCATGGAGCTGAAAGTGCTCGAGGGAATTCCCATCCGTCTTACTTCGTTGTATCATCTGGTCTGA
- the carB gene encoding carbamoyl-phosphate synthase large subunit, protein MPRRTDLTSILLLGSGPIVIGQGCEFDYSGTQACTVLKREGFRVILVNSNPATIMTDPEFADATYIEPLTADFVEKIIEKERPSAILPTMGGQTALNLAVELAESGVLDRYGVQLIGANLKAIKKAENRSEFTRAMANCGVETIRGKFAYTMAEALQIVEEIGFPTIIRPSFTLGGSGGGIAYNMEEFQEIVHRGLTLSPTSEVLIEESVIGWKEYELEVMRDRRDNVVIVCSIENVDPMGVHTGDSITVAPAQTLTDKEYEVLRDYSIRIIREIGVETGGSNIQFAVNPANGAVRVIEMNPRVSRSSALASKATGFPIAKIAARLAVGYTLDEILNDITRKTPACFEPTIDYTVVKIPRWDFEKFKSVRQRLGIQMQSVGEVMSFGRTFKEALQKALRSLETGRHGLGADGKDVVDILSLTAREKDLFLNELKEKLSVPNPQRLFYVRYALLLDFSIADIHRITGIDPWFLHQMSEIVEVEKALLSLSTGNPAR, encoded by the coding sequence GTGCCCAGACGTACCGATCTCACCTCAATATTACTCCTTGGAAGCGGCCCGATTGTTATTGGTCAGGGCTGCGAATTTGATTACTCGGGCACCCAGGCCTGTACCGTTCTGAAGCGGGAAGGATTCCGGGTGATTCTGGTGAACAGCAATCCGGCCACCATCATGACCGATCCCGAATTTGCCGATGCCACTTATATTGAACCTCTGACTGCCGATTTTGTCGAAAAAATCATCGAAAAGGAACGGCCTTCAGCCATACTTCCCACGATGGGGGGGCAGACCGCCCTTAATCTGGCTGTGGAACTGGCCGAGTCGGGTGTTCTTGACCGTTACGGTGTTCAATTGATCGGTGCCAACCTGAAGGCCATCAAGAAGGCCGAAAACCGGTCAGAGTTCACCCGCGCCATGGCCAATTGCGGGGTGGAAACCATTCGTGGAAAATTTGCTTACACCATGGCTGAGGCCCTTCAGATTGTCGAGGAAATCGGATTTCCGACCATTATCCGCCCCTCCTTCACACTCGGCGGAAGCGGCGGCGGCATTGCCTACAACATGGAGGAATTCCAGGAAATCGTTCACCGGGGACTTACACTGTCACCTACCTCGGAAGTGCTGATTGAAGAATCAGTCATCGGCTGGAAGGAATACGAACTCGAGGTCATGCGTGACCGCCGGGACAATGTTGTGATCGTCTGTTCCATCGAAAATGTCGATCCCATGGGAGTTCACACCGGTGATTCCATTACAGTTGCCCCGGCCCAGACCCTTACCGACAAGGAATATGAAGTGCTCCGCGATTATTCCATCCGGATCATCCGTGAAATCGGAGTGGAAACCGGCGGGTCCAACATCCAGTTCGCCGTGAATCCGGCCAATGGAGCCGTCAGGGTCATCGAAATGAATCCGCGGGTTTCCCGGTCCTCGGCTCTGGCTTCTAAGGCGACCGGTTTTCCCATCGCGAAAATTGCTGCCCGTCTGGCGGTGGGTTATACCCTCGATGAAATCCTGAATGACATCACCCGGAAAACACCCGCCTGTTTTGAGCCCACCATCGATTACACCGTGGTGAAAATTCCACGGTGGGATTTCGAAAAATTCAAATCGGTACGGCAACGGCTGGGAATCCAGATGCAATCGGTCGGAGAAGTCATGTCCTTCGGACGGACGTTTAAAGAGGCGCTTCAGAAGGCGCTCCGTTCCCTCGAAACCGGACGCCATGGTCTGGGTGCCGATGGCAAAGATGTGGTGGATATTCTGTCGCTGACGGCCCGTGAAAAGGATTTGTTCCTGAATGAACTGAAGGAAAAACTGTCGGTTCCCAACCCGCAGCGTTTGTTCTACGTTCGTTATGCACTGCTGCTTGATTTTTCCATTGCCGACATCCACCGCATAACCGGGATTGACCCCTGGTTCTTACATCAGATGTCTGAAATCGTTGAAGTTGAAAAGGCCCTTCTGTCGCTGAGCACCGGGAACCCTGCCCGCTGA
- a CDS encoding phosphatase PAP2 family protein: MTDFFQSADTWMFYAINHGMSNPFFDWLMPLITDRTTWFPVWALVVVALVVVYVRQKLYHGLWSLLLIAVIITAGDQVSSSLIKPTVERIRPSNALEDVNLLVPRTKSYSFPSSHATNFFAAAAFFTWLVPRGWIFYFLIAMTVSLSRTYVGVHYPGDLLGGAVLGVAAAVTVIAGYRVLEKRFNWPSIIIK, encoded by the coding sequence ATGACCGACTTTTTTCAATCTGCAGATACGTGGATGTTTTATGCCATCAATCATGGCATGAGCAATCCGTTCTTCGACTGGCTGATGCCACTGATCACCGACCGGACCACCTGGTTTCCGGTTTGGGCGCTGGTGGTGGTTGCGCTGGTGGTGGTTTACGTGCGGCAAAAGCTGTATCATGGACTCTGGAGTTTGCTGCTGATTGCGGTGATTATCACGGCCGGTGATCAGGTCAGTTCGTCTCTGATTAAACCGACCGTGGAAAGAATCCGTCCATCCAATGCTCTTGAAGACGTGAATCTGCTGGTTCCCCGTACCAAGTCCTACTCCTTTCCATCCTCCCACGCCACCAACTTCTTTGCGGCAGCAGCCTTTTTCACCTGGCTGGTTCCCCGCGGTTGGATTTTTTATTTCCTGATTGCCATGACAGTCAGTTTATCCCGGACCTATGTCGGGGTCCACTATCCCGGTGATCTTCTGGGAGGGGCCGTGCTGGGTGTTGCCGCAGCAGTGACAGTCATTGCCGGCTACCGTGTTCTCGAAAAACGCTTTAACTGGCCTTCCATCATTATTAAATAG
- a CDS encoding YjgP/YjgQ family permease — protein sequence MIRQFLLAILFSLLAFAVIFIIIDLIENLGKFVDFNISAGKIATYYLYFLPEIVSLMIPVALLLASLFTVGRLTGLMEITAMKAGGISTLRILMPFMVTALTVMLFQIWFSGWIVPRANKLKAEFETQELGKYTTSGQTANLIRQDSENRMISIGWYDGSLNRGYTVSILDFDGPQLLRRWDARSLIWNDTTRKWVLENGIFRDFSKGERDSSFLLVTNLALNFKPRDLLNDYRNLSLMTFTDLDDYIESQKRAGFTELDKYLVTYYSKISFPFACLVVVLFGVPLSSRKKRGGLAIEFGLALLICFVYLALSKVAETMGYAGDFPPLVAAWVANVTFFLFGLYMLWAVDRT from the coding sequence ATGATCCGCCAGTTTTTACTGGCCATTCTGTTTTCGCTTCTGGCCTTTGCGGTCATTTTTATCATCATCGACCTGATTGAAAATCTGGGCAAGTTTGTCGATTTCAATATTTCAGCGGGAAAGATCGCCACGTACTATCTGTATTTCCTGCCCGAAATCGTCAGTCTGATGATTCCGGTTGCCCTGCTGCTCGCCTCTCTTTTTACCGTTGGCAGATTGACGGGACTGATGGAAATCACCGCCATGAAGGCAGGGGGGATTTCAACCCTCCGCATTCTCATGCCGTTTATGGTCACTGCTCTGACGGTGATGTTGTTTCAGATCTGGTTTTCCGGTTGGATTGTGCCGCGCGCCAATAAACTGAAAGCCGAGTTCGAAACACAGGAGTTGGGAAAGTACACCACCTCGGGGCAGACAGCCAATCTGATCCGCCAGGACTCAGAAAACCGGATGATCAGTATCGGGTGGTATGATGGGTCGCTGAACCGGGGATACACAGTTTCCATTCTGGATTTTGACGGCCCTCAGCTGCTTCGCCGGTGGGATGCGCGCTCACTGATCTGGAATGACACCACCCGGAAATGGGTGCTCGAGAATGGAATTTTCAGGGATTTCAGTAAAGGAGAGAGGGATTCATCCTTTTTGCTGGTCACCAATCTGGCCCTGAATTTCAAGCCGCGTGACCTGTTGAATGACTACCGGAACCTGAGTCTGATGACCTTTACCGATCTGGATGATTACATAGAGTCGCAGAAACGGGCGGGGTTCACCGAACTGGATAAATATCTGGTGACCTATTATTCAAAAATCAGTTTTCCGTTTGCCTGCCTGGTGGTGGTCCTGTTTGGCGTTCCGCTCAGTTCCAGAAAGAAACGTGGGGGTCTGGCCATTGAATTCGGTCTGGCTCTGCTGATCTGCTTTGTCTACCTGGCTTTGTCGAAGGTGGCAGAAACCATGGGTTATGCCGGCGATTTCCCGCCATTGGTTGCAGCCTGGGTGGCCAACGTGACCTTTTTCCTGTTTGGTCTTTACATGCTTTGGGCCGTGGACCGGACCTGA
- the lgt gene encoding prolipoprotein diacylglyceryl transferase: protein MFEWSASPVLVSIGPFDIRWYSLMFVLSFGIGFYLLKNMVVSEKKPESIMDPILLVLMISTIVGARLGHTLFYDPGYYLSHPIEILKVWEGGLASHGAAIGILLGLWWFARRTPGITFLWLVDRVVIVVALAGFFIRMGNFFNSEIYGHPTDGSFGVIFLRVDSIPRHPVQLYEAFAYLIIFAGLILAYYRTSVGRLPGRLFGWFLVTVFGARLVLESFKPEQAAFTADWLTLGQWLSVPFILTGLWLLLRPVKEIPQR from the coding sequence ATGTTTGAATGGTCTGCGTCTCCGGTTCTGGTTTCCATCGGTCCCTTCGATATCCGGTGGTACAGTCTCATGTTTGTTCTGTCCTTCGGAATTGGCTTTTATCTTCTGAAAAACATGGTGGTTTCAGAAAAGAAACCAGAAAGCATCATGGACCCCATTCTGCTGGTTCTGATGATTTCAACCATCGTAGGCGCCCGGCTGGGACATACCCTTTTTTACGATCCGGGATATTATCTGTCACACCCCATCGAGATTCTGAAGGTTTGGGAAGGCGGTCTGGCCAGCCATGGCGCTGCCATTGGTATCCTGCTTGGTCTGTGGTGGTTTGCCCGCCGCACACCGGGGATCACCTTTCTCTGGCTGGTGGACAGGGTGGTGATTGTGGTCGCCCTTGCCGGATTCTTCATCCGGATGGGTAACTTTTTCAACAGCGAAATTTACGGACACCCGACCGATGGATCATTCGGAGTCATTTTCCTCAGGGTGGATTCCATTCCGAGACATCCGGTTCAGTTGTATGAAGCGTTTGCTTACCTCATCATTTTTGCCGGACTGATACTGGCGTATTACCGAACCTCGGTCGGCCGCCTTCCGGGCCGCTTATTCGGATGGTTTCTGGTCACCGTTTTCGGCGCCCGTCTGGTACTTGAATCCTTTAAACCTGAACAGGCCGCCTTCACGGCCGACTGGCTTACCCTGGGTCAATGGCTTTCGGTTCCGTTTATTCTGACCGGACTCTGGTTGCTGCTTCGTCCGGTTAAGGAGATACCACAGCGGTGA
- a CDS encoding CoA-binding protein encodes MIDLTNEGTILKTARTIAVLGVKPDPDEVSNEIFRFLMDKGYQVVGVNPRVAGTRIQGRPVYATLADIPHPVDIVDIFRAPAHLPGHVPDLLSMTPRPPVVWFQQGIRNDAVAETLTREGIHVIQDYCILVAHSVNRHIINS; translated from the coding sequence ATGATAGATCTGACCAACGAAGGAACCATACTGAAAACAGCCAGAACCATCGCCGTTCTGGGAGTGAAACCCGACCCGGATGAAGTTTCAAATGAGATTTTCCGGTTTCTGATGGATAAGGGCTACCAGGTGGTTGGCGTGAATCCGCGGGTGGCCGGTACCCGCATTCAGGGAAGACCGGTGTATGCGACCCTTGCCGACATTCCTCATCCGGTCGATATCGTGGATATCTTTCGTGCACCGGCACACCTGCCGGGCCATGTTCCCGATCTTCTGTCCATGACACCACGGCCACCGGTGGTGTGGTTTCAGCAGGGAATCCGGAATGATGCGGTGGCCGAAACCCTCACCCGGGAAGGCATTCATGTTATTCAGGATTATTGTATTCTGGTTGCCCATTCGGTTAACCGGCACATCATCAACAGTTAA
- a CDS encoding universal stress protein — MKSINKLLVPVDFSSQSAPVIRYALSVAAQPGASLTVLYVNELTSLPFGSSSYPFGVVTFPELEKEINDWAQAEFEKIAGTLTSDQRKKLTFRLRAGKAADQIAREANENGTDLIILAAHTHGVVEKFFLGSTMERLIRITQVPMIVMRDPDSVPHFPPSRILVTTDYSPASFLVFPLVKAVTEAFPSETTILAVDSLEAGFLDAPDPDVKNRWLSELAGTGSTVQWIETRATDPVEGILQAIQDLKPELVAMTTHGRAGLSKVLLGSTTESIIRQIHLPVLVHHTR; from the coding sequence ATGAAATCAATCAATAAATTGCTGGTTCCGGTCGATTTTTCATCCCAATCAGCGCCGGTCATCCGGTACGCCCTCTCCGTCGCCGCACAACCCGGTGCCTCACTGACGGTCCTGTATGTGAATGAACTGACCAGTCTTCCCTTCGGCAGTTCCTCCTATCCCTTTGGCGTGGTGACCTTTCCTGAACTGGAAAAGGAAATCAACGACTGGGCTCAGGCCGAATTCGAAAAAATTGCAGGGACCCTCACCAGTGATCAGCGGAAAAAACTCACCTTCCGTCTTCGTGCAGGCAAGGCAGCCGATCAGATTGCACGCGAGGCAAATGAAAATGGCACCGACCTGATCATTCTGGCGGCCCATACCCACGGGGTGGTCGAGAAATTTTTCCTGGGCTCCACCATGGAACGATTGATCCGGATTACCCAGGTTCCCATGATTGTCATGCGGGATCCGGACAGTGTCCCTCATTTTCCGCCTTCCCGTATTCTGGTCACCACCGATTACAGTCCGGCTTCGTTTCTGGTCTTTCCCTTGGTGAAGGCGGTGACAGAGGCTTTTCCTTCCGAAACGACCATTCTGGCGGTGGATTCGCTGGAGGCCGGATTCCTTGATGCACCCGATCCCGATGTTAAAAACCGCTGGTTAAGCGAACTGGCCGGAACCGGTTCGACGGTTCAGTGGATTGAAACAAGGGCCACCGATCCGGTTGAAGGAATTCTTCAGGCGATTCAGGATCTGAAACCCGAACTGGTTGCCATGACGACTCATGGCCGGGCCGGATTAAGCAAGGTTCTGCTGGGGAGCACCACCGAATCAATCATCCGGCAGATTCATCTTCCCGTTCTGGTTCACCACACCCGGTAA
- a CDS encoding DUF3467 domain-containing protein, protein MSTQDKPQNSLNIELGEKEAEGIYSNLAIISHSPAEFVIDFTRVVPGVPKAKVYSRIIMTPSHAKMLLNALRENIGKYEQVFGDIPVHGAPDPVSGSHGRWQA, encoded by the coding sequence ATGAGTACACAGGATAAGCCCCAGAATTCCCTCAACATTGAATTGGGAGAAAAAGAAGCAGAAGGAATCTATTCCAATCTGGCCATTATCAGTCATTCACCGGCTGAATTTGTCATCGATTTCACACGGGTGGTTCCGGGGGTTCCGAAAGCAAAAGTTTACTCCCGTATCATCATGACTCCGTCTCATGCAAAAATGCTTCTCAATGCCCTGCGGGAAAATATCGGAAAGTACGAACAGGTGTTCGGTGATATTCCCGTTCATGGCGCCCCCGATCCTGTCTCTGGCTCACACGGACGCTGGCAGGCCTGA
- a CDS encoding DUF4139 domain-containing protein, which yields MKHALVLITLISLPLTAPAQQAVSTDKDRQSVSVTIYNNHMGVVRENRTLNLPKGISNLRYEDVASGIVPQTVRVKSTDSKAPLLVFEQNYEFDLISSSRLMDKYIGKKVKVFRQTGDGKEELVDATLIANNDGPVYQIGNEISLGLPGRVVVSTIPDNLYSKPTLIWKLNTESAGKVPVEVSYQTNGMSWSADYVLVLTQDEKKLDMTSWVTLTNESGTRFDNVTLQLVAGEVKRATRSYNRRNETAYVMKDGLVVSAPAFEQENLSDYYLYTLDQPTDLGMNQTKQVQLFSADGMEVTKRFIVRDLNLYSGTDSPTTPAMVSYEFDNTSKNQLGRPLPQGTLRLFKADSKGRQQLLGEDIIRHTPDKETVKFSVGSAFDVVASGRQISVENFRIGSGQVASYEVSLRNRKTEPVTIRYYAPVGGDWKITNSSHKFTRESSSAAWTDVPVAAGEEVTVTFSVEIKYQ from the coding sequence ATGAAACACGCACTTGTCCTGATCACCCTCATCAGTCTGCCGCTGACTGCGCCAGCCCAGCAGGCTGTTTCCACCGATAAAGACCGGCAGTCGGTATCGGTTACCATCTATAATAACCATATGGGAGTGGTTCGCGAAAACCGAACCCTGAACCTGCCAAAGGGAATATCTAACCTTCGGTATGAGGATGTGGCGAGCGGTATTGTCCCTCAGACCGTACGTGTGAAATCCACCGATTCAAAAGCCCCATTGTTGGTTTTCGAACAGAATTATGAGTTTGATCTCATTTCCTCCTCCCGGCTGATGGATAAATACATCGGGAAAAAGGTGAAGGTTTTCCGTCAGACAGGTGATGGAAAGGAGGAACTTGTCGACGCAACCCTGATCGCCAACAACGATGGCCCCGTATACCAGATCGGTAATGAAATTTCCCTCGGCCTTCCCGGCCGGGTGGTAGTTTCAACCATACCCGATAATTTGTATTCGAAACCCACGCTGATATGGAAATTGAATACCGAGTCAGCCGGTAAAGTGCCGGTGGAAGTTTCCTATCAGACCAACGGTATGAGCTGGTCTGCCGATTATGTACTGGTTTTAACCCAGGATGAAAAAAAACTGGACATGACCAGCTGGGTAACGCTTACTAACGAGTCGGGTACCCGTTTCGATAACGTCACCCTGCAGTTGGTAGCCGGTGAAGTGAAACGGGCAACACGCTCTTATAATCGTAGGAATGAAACGGCTTATGTGATGAAGGACGGTCTTGTAGTTTCAGCCCCTGCTTTTGAACAGGAAAATCTTTCCGATTACTATCTGTACACCCTCGATCAGCCCACCGATCTGGGGATGAATCAGACCAAACAGGTCCAGTTGTTTTCGGCAGATGGCATGGAGGTGACCAAGCGGTTCATTGTGCGGGACCTGAATCTGTACAGCGGCACCGACAGTCCCACCACACCGGCCATGGTTTCCTATGAATTTGACAACACCAGTAAGAATCAACTGGGCCGGCCGCTCCCGCAGGGAACGTTGCGCCTGTTCAAGGCAGACAGTAAAGGGCGCCAGCAATTGCTGGGCGAAGATATCATCCGGCATACACCCGATAAAGAAACCGTGAAATTTTCGGTAGGAAGTGCCTTCGATGTGGTTGCTTCTGGCAGGCAGATCAGCGTCGAAAACTTCCGGATTGGAAGCGGTCAGGTTGCTTCTTATGAAGTGTCCCTCCGTAACCGCAAAACAGAACCCGTGACCATCCGGTATTACGCACCGGTGGGAGGTGACTGGAAAATCACCAATTCCTCACACAAGTTTACCCGCGAAAGTTCTTCTGCCGCCTGGACCGATGTGCCGGTCGCTGCGGGTGAGGAAGTCACCGTCACCTTTTCAGTAGAAATTAAATATCAGTGA